A genomic segment from Sorangium aterium encodes:
- a CDS encoding type II secretion system protein GspG has protein sequence MGRRRQRESTIFFPWERGGGLFRRTGMARARPFAAGLAMVILLLLLGARERRLVGIRSTRATLSVVHGAITLYRADHERRCPGSLEELKREGYLAIDPVDAWGRPLRLTCPGRKDPDGYDLMSDGPDGEIGGLDRVE, from the coding sequence ATGGGGCGGCGCAGGCAGCGAGAGAGCACGATCTTCTTCCCCTGGGAGCGCGGCGGCGGGCTCTTCCGGCGGACCGGCATGGCGCGGGCGAGGCCCTTCGCCGCCGGCCTCGCGATGGTGATCCTCCTGCTGCTCCTCGGCGCGCGCGAGCGGCGGCTCGTGGGAATTCGCTCGACCCGCGCGACGTTGTCCGTGGTCCACGGGGCGATCACCCTGTACCGCGCCGATCACGAGCGGCGGTGCCCGGGTTCCCTGGAAGAGCTGAAGCGCGAGGGATACCTCGCGATCGACCCGGTCGACGCGTGGGGCAGGCCGCTCCGGCTCACCTGCCCTGGAAGGAAGGATCCGGACGGATACGATCTCATGAGCGACGGGCCGGACGGCGAAATAGGCGGCCTTGACAGGGTGGAGTGA
- the gspF gene encoding type II secretion system inner membrane protein GspF has translation MAVFEYKGILVGTGKPVKGVRDAENAKALRVALRKDGIMLTGATEEQAAKAKAKRDIKIFAFAGRPSTSDIAVMTRQLATLIGAGIPLFESLNALIEQVEKESLKKVLTQVREQVREGTSFAKALEAHPSVFPPLYVSMVRAGEASGTLEGVLTRLTTFMENQAKLVGKVTAALAYPALMALIGIGLISVLMVAVVPNVTGIFASMDQALPWYTAALIGTSAFASSYWWLVLLAIVGAVYGFRRWVRTPKGRLSWDTFVLRAPIFGKLIQMLSIARFARTLATLLSSGVALLSAMDIVRSVLGNAALEKVIVDAIASIREGQSIAEPLKRSGRFPPIVTHMIAIGERSGQLEAMLENVANAYDSAVETRVQVLTSLLEPLMIVIMGGAVAFIAISILMPLIQMSSFVG, from the coding sequence GTGGCGGTATTCGAATACAAAGGCATCCTCGTCGGCACCGGAAAGCCGGTCAAAGGGGTCCGCGACGCGGAGAACGCGAAGGCCCTCCGGGTCGCCCTGCGCAAGGACGGCATCATGCTCACCGGCGCGACCGAGGAGCAGGCCGCGAAGGCGAAGGCGAAGCGCGATATCAAGATCTTCGCCTTCGCGGGCCGCCCCTCGACGTCGGACATCGCCGTGATGACCCGCCAGCTCGCGACGCTCATCGGCGCCGGCATCCCGCTCTTCGAGTCGCTCAACGCGCTCATCGAGCAGGTCGAGAAGGAGTCGCTGAAGAAGGTGCTCACGCAGGTGCGCGAGCAGGTGCGCGAAGGCACGAGCTTCGCCAAGGCGCTCGAGGCGCACCCCTCGGTCTTCCCGCCGCTCTACGTGAGCATGGTGCGCGCCGGCGAGGCGTCCGGCACGCTCGAGGGCGTGCTGACCCGCCTGACCACCTTCATGGAGAACCAGGCGAAGCTCGTCGGCAAGGTGACCGCCGCCCTCGCCTACCCCGCGCTGATGGCGCTCATCGGCATCGGGCTCATCTCGGTCCTCATGGTCGCGGTCGTGCCGAACGTGACAGGCATCTTCGCCTCCATGGACCAGGCGCTGCCCTGGTACACGGCGGCGCTCATCGGCACGTCGGCGTTCGCCTCGAGCTACTGGTGGCTCGTCCTGCTCGCGATCGTGGGCGCGGTGTACGGGTTCCGCCGCTGGGTGCGGACGCCGAAGGGCCGCCTCTCTTGGGACACGTTCGTGCTGCGGGCGCCCATCTTCGGCAAGCTCATCCAGATGCTGTCCATCGCGCGCTTCGCGCGGACCCTCGCGACCCTGCTGTCGTCGGGCGTCGCGCTCCTCAGCGCGATGGACATCGTCCGGAGCGTGCTCGGCAACGCCGCCCTGGAGAAGGTCATCGTCGACGCAATCGCGTCGATCCGCGAGGGCCAGAGCATCGCCGAGCCGCTGAAGCGGAGCGGCCGGTTCCCGCCGATCGTCACCCACATGATCGCCATCGGCGAGAGGAGCGGGCAGCTGGAGGCGATGCTGGAGAACGTGGCCAACGCCTACGACTCCGCCGTGGAGACCCGCGTCCAGGTGCTCACGAGCCTGCTCGAGCCGCTCATGATCGTCATCATGGGCGGCGCGGTCGCGTTCATCGCGATATCCATCCTCATGCCGCTCATCCAGATGTCGAGCTTCGTCGGGTAG
- the gspE gene encoding type II secretion system ATPase GspE — protein sequence MSLQQQQYLGEILIRRGVVPAERLVPLYDTVRERGQPLADLIVSSNIADEASIAKALAEECEVGLLPRIDIDAVPLDLASRVPITYAKQHKILPLAEHDGVVYCAVADPLDTTAIDDVRALFGKPVEIAVATSDVVLNAINRIWERKEDGGAKLEGDTALEEDNLVDIIDSDDDAPIIAWVNGLFAQAVRERASDIHIEPEERDVVVRYRIDGELYVAKRASKQFMAPIIARVKIMAALNIAEKRLPQDGRITLKIAGKSVDIRVSTVPTSRGFERIVMRILHKASVLLGLDDLGFAPREFAIMDALIQRPDGIILVTGPTGSGKTTTLYACLNRINEPSRNILTAEDPVEYEIGGIHQIHVHPGIGLTFASALRAFLRQDPDVIMVGEIRDKETAEIAIHASLTGHLVLSTLHTNDAASAVTRLVEMEIEPFLVRSSVIGILAQRLVRLLCPACKVPYRPSDYELQQLGLDEDRLAWKARRKVSARYSVHGQKYDYIGQDIDRAVFYKPGGCDACNQKGFIGRRGIYEQMVIDDAVGPHILKSADAQTIKRVAISQGMDTLRDDGARKVLKGITTVEEVLAATQEDVIVDE from the coding sequence ATGAGCCTGCAGCAGCAGCAGTACCTCGGCGAGATCCTGATCCGGCGGGGCGTCGTCCCCGCGGAGCGGCTGGTGCCGCTCTACGACACCGTCCGCGAGCGCGGTCAGCCGCTCGCGGACCTCATCGTCTCGTCCAACATCGCCGACGAGGCGAGCATCGCCAAGGCGCTCGCGGAGGAGTGCGAGGTCGGCCTCCTCCCGCGCATCGACATCGACGCGGTGCCGCTCGATCTCGCGAGCCGGGTGCCGATCACGTACGCCAAGCAGCACAAGATCCTGCCGCTCGCCGAGCACGACGGGGTCGTCTACTGCGCCGTCGCCGACCCCCTCGACACGACGGCGATCGACGACGTGCGGGCGCTGTTCGGCAAGCCCGTCGAGATCGCGGTCGCCACGAGCGACGTCGTGCTGAACGCGATCAACCGCATCTGGGAGCGCAAGGAGGACGGCGGCGCGAAGCTCGAGGGCGACACGGCGCTCGAGGAGGACAACCTCGTCGACATCATCGACTCGGACGACGACGCCCCGATCATCGCCTGGGTCAACGGCCTGTTCGCGCAGGCGGTCCGCGAGCGGGCGAGCGACATCCACATCGAGCCCGAGGAGCGCGACGTCGTCGTCCGCTACCGGATCGACGGCGAGCTCTACGTCGCGAAGCGCGCCTCGAAGCAGTTCATGGCGCCGATCATCGCCCGCGTGAAGATCATGGCGGCGCTCAACATCGCCGAGAAGCGGCTCCCGCAGGACGGCCGCATCACGCTGAAGATCGCGGGCAAGAGCGTCGACATCCGCGTCTCGACCGTGCCGACGAGCCGCGGCTTCGAGCGGATCGTGATGCGCATCCTGCACAAGGCGTCGGTCCTGCTCGGGCTCGACGACCTCGGCTTCGCGCCGCGCGAGTTCGCCATCATGGACGCGCTCATCCAGCGGCCGGACGGCATCATCCTCGTCACCGGCCCGACCGGCAGCGGCAAGACGACCACGCTCTACGCCTGCCTCAACCGGATCAACGAGCCCAGCCGGAACATCCTCACGGCCGAGGACCCGGTCGAGTACGAGATCGGCGGCATCCACCAGATCCACGTCCACCCCGGGATCGGGCTCACCTTCGCCTCGGCGCTCCGCGCGTTCCTCCGCCAGGATCCGGACGTGATCATGGTCGGCGAGATCCGCGACAAGGAGACCGCAGAGATCGCCATCCACGCGTCGCTCACCGGCCACCTGGTGCTCTCGACCCTCCACACGAACGACGCGGCCAGCGCGGTGACCCGCCTCGTCGAGATGGAGATCGAGCCCTTCCTCGTGCGGAGCAGCGTGATCGGCATCCTCGCCCAGCGCCTCGTGCGCCTGCTCTGCCCGGCGTGCAAGGTCCCCTACCGGCCCTCCGACTACGAGCTGCAGCAGCTCGGCCTCGACGAGGACCGGCTCGCCTGGAAGGCGCGGCGGAAGGTCTCGGCCCGCTACAGCGTGCACGGACAGAAATACGACTACATCGGGCAGGACATCGATCGGGCCGTGTTCTACAAGCCCGGGGGCTGCGACGCCTGCAACCAGAAGGGCTTCATCGGCCGGCGGGGCATCTACGAGCAGATGGTCATCGACGACGCCGTGGGTCCGCACATCCTGAAGAGCGCGGACGCGCAGACCATCAAGCGGGTCGCCATCTCCCAGGGGATGGATACGCTCCGGGACGACGGGGCGCGCAAGGTGCTCAAGGGCATCACCACCGTCGAGGAGGTCCTCGCGGCGACGCAGGAAGACGTCATCGTCGACGAGTAG
- a CDS encoding type II secretion system protein GspD, whose product MAAEISIGQNIPLQTNVGGGGLNQLASLAGGAGAAGGLGALGGLLGGLGGLGGGAAARQDVGTKIKVVPHVNDSDQVRLELSEEISDAGAPLEGALGAIPINKRTASTTLVVRDQQTVVIGGLMRDGMTTSETKIPVLGDIPVLGFLFRQRVKTKTKTNLLLVLTPYVIRDQDDLRTIFERKMQERQEFIDRYFVFSESAAWEPPRDFGRANGLLEDIRQSMLAEEERARLEEEARPKGPREHVPVDPVGLPTFGGKATGAVNMQPGMVDMEGEPAQLPPPPNGAPPPRPTRRPPGGRQMERVE is encoded by the coding sequence GTGGCGGCCGAGATCTCGATCGGCCAGAACATCCCGCTGCAGACCAACGTGGGCGGCGGCGGGCTCAACCAGCTCGCGAGCCTGGCGGGCGGCGCGGGCGCGGCGGGCGGGCTCGGCGCGCTCGGCGGCCTGCTCGGCGGCCTCGGCGGCCTCGGCGGCGGCGCCGCCGCGCGCCAGGACGTCGGCACGAAGATCAAGGTCGTCCCTCACGTCAACGACTCGGATCAGGTGCGGCTGGAGCTCTCCGAGGAGATCTCCGACGCGGGCGCCCCCCTCGAGGGCGCGCTCGGCGCGATCCCCATCAACAAGCGCACCGCGAGCACAACGCTCGTCGTCCGGGACCAGCAGACCGTCGTGATCGGCGGCCTCATGCGCGACGGCATGACCACCTCGGAGACGAAGATCCCCGTGCTGGGCGACATCCCGGTGCTCGGGTTCCTCTTCCGGCAGCGGGTCAAGACGAAGACGAAGACGAACCTCCTCCTCGTGCTGACGCCCTACGTGATCCGCGACCAGGACGACCTCCGGACCATCTTCGAGCGCAAGATGCAGGAGCGGCAGGAGTTCATCGACCGTTACTTCGTCTTCAGCGAGAGCGCCGCGTGGGAGCCGCCGCGCGACTTCGGCCGCGCGAACGGGCTCCTCGAGGACATCCGCCAGTCGATGCTGGCCGAGGAAGAGCGAGCGCGCCTCGAGGAGGAGGCGCGCCCGAAGGGGCCGCGCGAGCACGTGCCGGTGGACCCGGTCGGCCTGCCGACGTTCGGCGGCAAGGCCACCGGCGCGGTGAATATGCAGCCCGGCATGGTCGACATGGAGGGCGAGCCGGCCCAGCTGCCGCCGCCGCCGAACGGCGCCCCGCCGCCGCGGCCCACGCGGCGGCCGCCGGGCGGACGGCAGATGGAGCGCGTGGAATGA